A window of the Citrus sinensis cultivar Valencia sweet orange chromosome 9, DVS_A1.0, whole genome shotgun sequence genome harbors these coding sequences:
- the LOC102620266 gene encoding indole-3-acetic acid-amido synthetase GH3.6, translated as MPEAPKNSYPSDYSLDEMNKKKLEFIENVTSNPDEVQKKVLSEILLRNAHVEYLQRNGLNGHTDRESFKKTMPVITYEDIQADINRIANGDTSSILCSKPISEFLTSSGTSGGERKLMPTIEEELERRSLLYSLLMPVMSQFIPGLDKGKGMYFLFIKSEAKTPGGLVARPVLTSYYKSCHFKERPYDPYTNYTSPNETILCPDSYQSMYSQLLCGLCQNKEVLRVGAVFASGFIRAIRFLEKHWPLVVKDIRTGTIDSQITDPSVRDAVMKILKPNPKLADFIENECRKDCWQGIITRLWPNTKYVDVIVTGTMSQYIPILDYYSNGLPLVCTMYASSECYFGVNLNPLCKPSEVSYTLVPTMAYFEFLPVHRNNGVANSISMPKSLNEKERQELVDLVDVKLGQEYELVVTTYAGLYRYRVGDVLRVAGFKNKAPQFNFICRKNVVLSIDSDKTDEVELQNAVKNAVNHLVPFDAAVSEYTSYADTTTVPGHYVLYWELSLNGTTPIPPSVFEDCCLTIEESLNSVYRQGRVCDKSIGPLEIKIVEPGTFDKLMDYAISLGASINQYKTPRCVKFAPIIELLNSRVVSNYFSPKCPKWVAGHKQWSSNNNKATTRIEEMNGKAQTV; from the exons ATGCCTGAAGCACCAAAGAACTCATACCCTAGTGATTATAGTCTTGATGAGATGAACAAGAAGAAACTTGAGTTCATTGAAAATGTTACTTCAAACCCTGATGAGGTTCAAAAGAAGGTTCTTTCAGAGATCCTCTTACGCAATGCTCATGTTGAGTACCTGCAAAGAAATGGCCTTAATGGCCACACCGATAGAGAGTCTTTCAAAAAAACCATGCCTGTCATCACTTATGAAGATATCCAAGCTGATATCAACCGTATTGCCAATGGAGATACTTCTTCTATCCTCTGCTCCAAGCCCATTTCTGAGTTCTTGACTAG CTCTGGGACATCAGGTGGTGAACGAAAGTTGATGCCaacaattgaagaagaatTGGAGAGGAGGTCGCTGCTGTACAGCCTATTGATGCCTGTGATGAGCCAGTTTATTCCTGGTCTAGACAAAGGCAAAGGAATGTACTTTCTGTTCATAAAATCTGAGGCCAAGACTCCTGGTGGCCTAGTGGCTCGCCCAGTCTTAACTAGCTATTACAAGAGCTGTCATTTCAAAGAGAGGCCTTATGACCCATATACAAACTACACTAGCCCAAATGAAACCATTTTGTGCCCTGATTCTTACCAAAGCATGTACTCTCAATTGCTTTGTGGCCTTTGCCAAAACAAAGAAGTCCTCAGGGTTGGTGCCGTTTTTGCCTCTGGTTTCATTAGAGCTATTAGGTTTCTTGAGAAACATTGGCCTCTTGTCGTTAAAGATATTAGAACTGGCACCATTGACTCCCAAATTACTGACCCATCTGTTAGGGATGCTGTCATGAAGATCCTTAAACCAAACCCAAAACTTGctgattttattgaaaatgagTGCCGTAAAGACTGCTGGCAAGGGATCATAACAAGGTTATGGCCCAACACTAAGTATGTGGATGTTATTGTGACTGGGACCATGTCACAGTATATCCCAATCCTTGATTACTATAGCAATGGCCTCCCCCTTGTTTGTACCATGTATGCTTCTTCTGAGTGCTACTTTGGTGTCAACCTTAACCCCCTATGCAAGCCAAGCGAAGTCTCATACACCCTTGTTCCCACCATGGCCTATTTTGAGTTCTTGCCTGTTCACAGAAACAATGGTGTCGCTAACTCTATTTCCATGCCTAAGTCACTCAATGAGAAGGAGCGACAAGAGTTGGTTGATCTCGTTGATGTCAAACTTGGCCAAGAATATGAACTCGTGGTCACCACATATGCTg GGCTCTATCGCTATAGAGTTGGAGATGTGCTAAGGGTTGCTGGATTCAAGAACAAGGCACCACAATTCAACTTCATATGCAGGAAAAATGTGGTGCTAAGCATTGATTCAGACAAGACAGATGAGGTTGAGCTACAAAATGCTGTGAAGAATGCAGTGAACCATTTGGTGCCATTTGATGCAGCAGTATCTGAGTACACAAGCTATGCAGATACCACAACAGTTCCTGGTCACTATGTGCTATATTGGGAGCTTAGCCTCAATGGGACAACCCCAATTCCTCCCTCAGTCTTTGAGGACTGTTGCTTAACCATTGAAGAGTCACTCAACAGCGTGTATCGCCAAGGCCGTGTGTGTGACAAATCAATTGGGCCGCTTGAGATCAAGATTGTTGAGCCAGGGACTTTTGACAAGCTCATGGACTATGCCATTAGCCTAGGTGCATCAATAAACCAGTACAAGACGCCAAGATGTGTGAAATTTGCACCCATTATTGAGCTTTTGAACTCAAGGGTTGTGTCAAACTACTTCAGTCCCAAATGTCCCAAGTGGGTTGCTGGTCACAAGCAATGgagcagcaacaacaacaaggcCACTAcaagaattgaagaaatgaatGGAAAGGCTCAAACTGTTTAA
- the LOC102620552 gene encoding multiple organellar RNA editing factor 9, chloroplastic, with the protein MATLYAPSILASKPLLSSRPQLTLGLRVGSPTLRLPSRAHSRSILTVRAGATDSEYSSKRSSSNEPRETIMLPGCDYNHWLIVMEFPKDPAPTREQMIETYLNTLATVLGSMEEAKKNMYAFSTTTYTGFQCTVSEETSEKFKGLPGVLWVLPDSYIDVKNKDYGGDKYVNGEIIPCTYPTYQPNKRKESKYVSKRYERRRDGPPAERRTRQAAGQSESASS; encoded by the exons ATGGCGACTCTGTACGCACCATCAATCCTCGCATCCAAACCCCTCCTCTCATCTCGCCCTCAACTCACTCTGGGCCTCCGAGTCGGCTCACCGACTCTCCGCCTCCCATCTCGCGCTCACTCGCGCTCGATCTTGACCGTCAGAGCTGGGGCAACGGACAGCGAGTACTCGTCCAAGAGAAGCAGCAGCAATGAGCCGAGGGAGACGATTATGTTACCGGGATGTGACTACAACCACTGGCTTATTGTCATGGAGTTCCCCAAGGACCCTGCTCCCACGAGAGAGCAGATGATTGAAACTTATCTCAATACTCTTGCCACTGTTCTTGGAAG CATGGAAGAAGCAAAGAAGAATATGTATGCTTTTAGCACCACTACTTACACTGGATTCCAATGCACAGTATCCGAAGAAACCTCAGAGAAATTCAAAG GCCTGCCTGGTGTTCTTTGGGTGTTGCCCGATTCATACATAGAtgtcaaaaataaagattatggAG GTGATAAATATGTCAATGGAGAGATCATTCCCTGCACATATCCCACTTATCAGCCAAACAAACgaaaagaatcaaaatatGTGAGCAAAAGATATGAGAGACGAAGAGATGGCCCTCCTGCTGAAAGAAGAACGAGACAAGCAGCTGGTCAGTCAGAATCAGCGTCGTCATAA
- the LOC102621004 gene encoding uncharacterized protein LOC102621004 — protein MEKRKMEIFMFSTKNNKILLTSFLILLLSPIAFSSSIHDLLKARGLPAGLLPKEVKSYALYENGTLEVELQGPCFTKYENRVFFESVFRANLSYGSLTGVEGLSQEELFIWLPVKDIIVDDPTSGLILFDIVVAHKELSLSLFEDPPDCKPQGELKNHVRKEKGFVEAMR, from the exons atggaaaaaagaaaaatggaaatcTTTATGTTTAgcaccaaaaataataaaatcttattgacAAGTTTCTTGATTTTGCTCTTATCACCAATTGCCTTCTCATCTTCAATCCACGATCTTCTCAAGGCAAGAGGGTTACCCGCAGGCCTGTTGCCAAAAGAGGTGAAGTCCTACGCTTTGTATGAGAATGGGACACTCGAGGTTGAGCTCCAAGGGCCGTGCTTCACAAAATACGAGAACAGGGTCTTTTTTGAGAGCGTGTTTAGGGCTAATCTCAGCTACGGCAGCCTCACCGGAGTCGAGGGCTTGTCGCAAGAAGAGCTCTTCATTTGGCTCCCTGTTAAAGACATAATTGTTGACGATCCAACGTCCGGCCTCATTTTGTTTGATATTGTCGTTGCTCACAAAGAACTCTCTTTGTCTCTCTTTGAAGATCCTCCTGACTGTAAACCCCAAG GAGAGTTGAAGAATCATGTGAGGAAGGAGAAAGGATTTGTTGAGgcaatgagataa